In Micromonospora purpureochromogenes, a single window of DNA contains:
- a CDS encoding replication-relaxation family protein: MSNQAFVRRLRSSGGPSHELLVLLDAHRVLTTNQLARATGAPVRTVRHRLDRLRTAGLIDAVRPGRESGSAPRHWWLRTTGARLVTGTAAAPGRQRPSGLHVAHAAAIADMWLAVRDHGPAAGLTLRRWWSDRAGWQTWETRSPGWGTRTRRLTPDAALLVDVENTDGTGTAAAFVEIDLATMTQAVLRDKVTRYLAYAADRAWQDQWPHCPPLLLLTTTDARAATFLAAARKMLAAARRDHQAAGGQAWRDIADANSLVVAACGLVRDPTAAIDAPVWLLPDHAATRASLPQLLAGRITAQTRARHHYDQAAAAAHRRDRIDQLGAIHDAADEVARLLDAPATEHLLARWYPATQPDLHDQDGELVDTLLAWWTNRDDPNLTHQARTALLDRHTAAWTKQAKQLLAAAERHGDHPRLRAAATTLADGGRLLDTWMLDELHQPPPRSWAQVQAAALEGYQAARDDEVTAVRAHLPWRARRHTTLDQLTAEHDREHLLICDTCAITYPRPDPDGEHRRDDEVCPHCHTGTPLPYEQRDQVATLDQRLTAIRARLHAASVTPPPRPRRRVE; encoded by the coding sequence ATGTCGAACCAGGCTTTCGTGCGGCGGCTCCGGTCCTCCGGTGGCCCGTCGCACGAGCTGCTCGTCCTGCTCGACGCCCACCGGGTCCTGACCACCAACCAGCTGGCCCGAGCCACCGGCGCGCCGGTGCGCACGGTCCGGCACCGCCTGGACCGGCTGCGCACCGCCGGCCTCATCGACGCGGTCCGCCCCGGACGCGAGTCCGGGTCCGCGCCGCGGCACTGGTGGCTACGCACCACCGGGGCGCGCCTGGTCACCGGGACGGCCGCCGCGCCGGGCCGGCAACGCCCGTCTGGGCTGCACGTCGCGCACGCCGCGGCGATCGCCGACATGTGGCTCGCCGTCCGCGACCACGGCCCCGCCGCCGGCCTGACACTGCGCAGGTGGTGGTCAGACCGCGCTGGCTGGCAGACCTGGGAAACCCGCTCGCCCGGCTGGGGCACCCGCACCCGCCGGCTGACGCCCGACGCCGCACTGCTGGTCGACGTCGAGAACACCGACGGCACCGGCACCGCCGCCGCGTTCGTCGAGATCGACCTCGCCACCATGACCCAGGCCGTGCTACGCGACAAAGTCACCCGCTACCTCGCCTACGCCGCCGACCGGGCCTGGCAGGACCAGTGGCCGCACTGCCCGCCGCTTCTGCTGCTCACCACCACCGACGCCCGCGCCGCCACGTTCCTCGCCGCCGCCCGCAAAATGCTCGCCGCCGCCCGCCGCGACCACCAGGCGGCAGGCGGGCAAGCCTGGCGGGACATCGCCGACGCCAACAGCCTCGTCGTCGCCGCGTGCGGGCTCGTGCGCGACCCCACCGCCGCCATCGACGCACCGGTATGGCTGCTACCCGACCACGCCGCGACACGCGCCTCACTGCCGCAACTCCTCGCCGGCCGCATCACCGCCCAAACCCGCGCGCGGCACCACTACGACCAAGCCGCCGCAGCCGCGCACCGCCGCGACCGCATCGACCAACTCGGCGCCATCCACGACGCCGCCGACGAGGTCGCCCGACTCCTCGACGCACCCGCCACCGAGCACCTGCTCGCCCGCTGGTACCCGGCCACCCAGCCCGACCTGCACGACCAGGACGGCGAACTCGTCGACACGTTGCTGGCCTGGTGGACCAACCGCGACGACCCCAACCTGACCCACCAGGCCCGGACCGCGCTGCTCGACCGCCACACCGCCGCCTGGACCAAGCAGGCCAAACAACTCCTCGCCGCCGCCGAACGCCACGGCGACCACCCCCGGCTACGCGCCGCCGCCACCACACTCGCCGACGGCGGCCGGCTCCTCGACACGTGGATGCTCGACGAGCTTCACCAACCGCCGCCCCGGTCCTGGGCGCAGGTGCAGGCAGCCGCACTCGAGGGCTACCAGGCCGCCCGTGACGACGAGGTCACCGCCGTACGAGCCCACCTACCGTGGCGGGCCCGCCGCCACACCACCCTCGACCAGCTCACCGCCGAGCACGACCGCGAGCACCTGCTCATCTGCGACACCTGCGCGATCACCTACCCCCGCCCCGACCCCGACGGTGAGCATCGGCGCGACGACGAGGTGTGCCCCCACTGCCACACCGGCACCCCACTGCCCTACGAGCAGCGAGACCAAGTCGCCACCCTCGACCAGCGGCTGACCGCCATCCGTGCCCGATTGCACGCCGCATCCGTGACGCCACCGCCAAGACCGCGCCGCAGGGTCGAGTAG
- a CDS encoding protein kinase domain-containing protein, which translates to MSQPDRPAVLDETLLDAGRTRLFPPARGGDALDETLLDIGRSRPDGWPADGLPAGLTARYELLRRLKRPGLFVVRVRADGTEAVVKRHQPARRPDPALAAYLAGRHPRVVRHLEFEAEYSVMDFVPGQTLRERQRADSRGFGLAQLTSVVQQVAAALIGLHRCGYVHRDVKPANVMLDGTEATLVDFGVAGPLGAAGWPEPISSFYQPPEWSNLRQVGAATDWWGLGMTVLELAAGEHPFEGLSDEDVRRHFGQTRPVDVSGVPDDRLRALCQGLLVTDPADRWSGTEVGLWLAGRAPAPPRTTPSATSTADAAEQPYRFRGSSYQRRDELATAMTTAWNHSVRTIVERDGGLDGLSAWLDQFSDDDAAEARRVVAAVGEATESGHLRLLRILRALDPARPAVYRNHVISRLGLLAIARRAMENEGDNPEVLSDLWNGRLLREFDTSVPADAERGGQALTDLDRAWRRAYREWPELVRQVTDPEAQRHLRDTVTDRDRVAVCLRVALRQPDDLRAVLEQMRRTDAELAWEVPWFTDLAHDPATVWAALLLAGFATARARTIADRVQVRELGEESTRAIAAFREWSRRQNRPVALGWAVTGVCLIAVAWVAAITGADAAGRADDRVIGLAWVAASCCLSVSLLAEGLLAVQIGGRFHNRYSIPGAGAIALRPLGRWMQRSWASAALALLGALAAVALVASLFPQYLVIATTVGQLAWVSRRWTAWGRQVTAEEEQIAAAERRRPSDNDDGPDRAAEGADS; encoded by the coding sequence ATGAGCCAGCCCGATCGACCGGCCGTGCTGGACGAGACCCTGCTGGACGCGGGGCGGACCAGGCTGTTCCCGCCGGCGCGGGGCGGCGACGCGCTGGACGAGACGCTGCTGGACATCGGTCGGAGCCGGCCGGACGGCTGGCCCGCCGACGGGCTGCCGGCGGGGCTGACCGCCCGTTACGAGCTGCTCCGCCGGTTGAAGCGGCCGGGACTGTTCGTGGTACGGGTCCGCGCGGACGGCACCGAGGCTGTCGTCAAGCGTCACCAGCCGGCCCGCCGGCCCGATCCCGCGCTGGCCGCCTACCTCGCCGGCCGGCACCCTCGGGTGGTCCGGCATCTCGAGTTCGAGGCCGAGTACAGCGTGATGGACTTCGTCCCGGGCCAGACGCTGCGGGAGCGGCAGCGGGCGGATTCCCGCGGTTTCGGGTTGGCCCAGCTCACCTCCGTGGTGCAGCAGGTCGCGGCGGCACTGATCGGCCTGCATCGTTGCGGGTACGTGCACCGCGACGTCAAGCCGGCCAACGTCATGCTCGACGGGACGGAGGCGACCCTCGTCGACTTCGGCGTCGCCGGGCCACTCGGCGCGGCCGGGTGGCCCGAGCCGATCAGCAGCTTCTATCAGCCGCCGGAGTGGAGCAACCTGAGACAGGTCGGCGCGGCGACCGACTGGTGGGGCCTGGGAATGACGGTCCTCGAGCTGGCCGCCGGTGAGCACCCGTTCGAGGGGCTGAGCGACGAGGACGTGCGGCGTCACTTCGGGCAGACCCGCCCGGTGGACGTCTCCGGTGTGCCGGACGACCGGCTGCGTGCGCTGTGCCAGGGGCTTCTGGTCACCGATCCGGCGGACCGCTGGAGCGGCACCGAGGTCGGGTTGTGGCTGGCCGGCCGGGCGCCGGCGCCTCCCCGCACCACGCCCTCGGCCACGTCGACGGCGGATGCGGCGGAACAGCCGTACCGGTTCCGCGGCAGCTCTTACCAGCGGCGCGACGAGCTGGCGACGGCGATGACAACCGCCTGGAACCATTCCGTGCGGACGATCGTCGAGCGGGACGGCGGGCTCGACGGGTTGTCGGCCTGGCTCGACCAGTTCAGCGACGACGACGCGGCCGAGGCCCGCCGGGTGGTGGCCGCCGTCGGAGAGGCCACGGAGTCCGGGCACCTGCGGCTGCTCCGGATCCTGCGCGCGCTCGACCCGGCCCGGCCGGCGGTCTACCGCAACCACGTCATCTCGCGTCTCGGCCTGCTCGCCATCGCCCGGCGAGCAATGGAGAACGAGGGCGACAACCCCGAGGTGCTCAGCGACCTGTGGAACGGCCGGCTGCTGCGGGAGTTCGACACGTCGGTCCCGGCGGACGCCGAGCGGGGCGGTCAGGCCCTCACCGACCTGGACCGGGCCTGGCGCCGCGCCTATCGGGAGTGGCCCGAACTGGTGCGGCAGGTGACCGACCCGGAGGCGCAGCGGCATCTGCGGGACACCGTCACCGACCGGGATCGGGTGGCGGTGTGCCTGCGCGTGGCACTGCGCCAGCCGGACGACCTGCGCGCCGTGCTGGAGCAGATGCGGCGGACCGACGCGGAGCTCGCCTGGGAGGTGCCGTGGTTCACCGACCTGGCCCACGATCCCGCGACGGTCTGGGCGGCGCTGCTGTTGGCCGGCTTCGCCACCGCACGGGCCCGGACCATCGCCGATCGGGTCCAGGTTCGTGAGCTGGGCGAGGAGTCCACCCGCGCGATCGCCGCCTTCCGGGAATGGTCGCGCCGGCAGAACCGGCCGGTCGCCCTTGGCTGGGCGGTGACCGGCGTCTGCCTGATCGCCGTGGCCTGGGTCGCGGCGATCACGGGCGCCGACGCCGCCGGCCGGGCCGACGACCGGGTGATCGGCCTGGCCTGGGTGGCCGCGTCCTGCTGCCTTTCGGTCTCGCTGCTCGCCGAGGGTCTTCTCGCCGTCCAGATCGGCGGCCGGTTCCACAACCGGTATTCGATCCCCGGCGCGGGTGCGATCGCGCTGCGCCCGCTCGGCCGGTGGATGCAGCGATCCTGGGCCTCGGCCGCGCTGGCGCTGCTGGGGGCGCTGGCCGCGGTCGCTCTGGTGGCGAGCCTGTTCCCGCAGTACCTGGTGATCGCCACGACGGTCGGTCAACTCGCGTGGGTGTCGCGCCGCTGGACGGCGTGGGGCCGCCAGGTGACCGCCGAGGAGGAGCAGATCGCCGCAGCCGAGCGACGCCGACCGTCAGACAACGACGACGGCCCGGACCGGGCCGCAGAAGGAGCGGATTCATGA
- a CDS encoding tyrosine-type recombinase/integrase: protein MAEGPVFKRCSCRDSDGRKLGNRCPHLRRPSGAWSPTHGRWAYQLELPTHPGKPRRQLRRSTFDTRDAATADRDHAKALLALASDDPAVAAEIADLLLTVPSGAPLPDRDTIARRVRAGLPATVTTTVGEYLESWLASRRNLRSVQPNTLLAYESHIRTHLVPHLGAIPLVKLRVEHIEAMFTAIADRSTAIEIARQSDEPAIRASVRGLRTTRPASMHRIRATLRKALNDAIRRGNNRLIDFNPAAHIELPSGVRPKARVWTANAVQRWRDTGERPSPVMVWTPQQAGEFLDHAEEHDIALYPLFTLILHRGLRRGEAVGLTDTAVDLDNSLISVTQQMATHGYTPVIKKVKSESGNRIMALASITRTVLRAHHARRAQWKLAANHTWPDTGLFFVQPDGQPWHPNTVTDRFEALVRDADLPPIRLHDLRHCAATYLKAAGADLKDIQELLGHSSAAMTDVYTSVIAELDVERAKAEAAAKLLPRRRTRAA, encoded by the coding sequence ATGGCGGAAGGACCCGTCTTCAAACGCTGCTCCTGCCGCGACAGCGACGGACGCAAACTCGGCAACCGCTGCCCGCACCTGCGCCGGCCCAGCGGGGCGTGGAGCCCCACCCACGGCCGGTGGGCCTACCAACTCGAACTGCCCACCCACCCCGGCAAGCCACGCCGGCAACTGCGCCGCAGCACCTTCGACACCCGCGACGCCGCCACCGCCGACCGCGACCACGCCAAAGCCCTGCTCGCCCTCGCCAGCGACGACCCGGCCGTCGCCGCCGAGATCGCCGACCTGCTCCTCACCGTCCCCTCCGGCGCACCGCTACCGGACCGCGACACCATCGCCCGCCGGGTCCGCGCCGGGCTACCCGCCACCGTCACGACCACCGTCGGCGAATACCTTGAGTCGTGGCTGGCGTCCCGCCGCAACCTGCGCAGCGTCCAACCCAACACCCTGCTCGCGTACGAGTCGCACATCCGCACCCACCTGGTCCCCCACCTCGGCGCCATCCCCCTGGTCAAACTGCGGGTGGAGCACATCGAGGCCATGTTCACCGCCATCGCCGACCGCAGCACCGCCATCGAGATCGCCCGGCAGAGCGACGAACCCGCCATCCGCGCCAGCGTCCGCGGCCTACGCACCACCCGACCGGCCAGCATGCACCGCATCCGCGCCACCCTGCGCAAAGCACTCAACGACGCCATCCGCCGCGGCAACAACCGGCTCATCGACTTCAACCCCGCCGCCCACATCGAACTGCCCTCCGGCGTACGCCCCAAGGCCCGGGTCTGGACCGCCAACGCCGTCCAACGGTGGCGCGACACCGGCGAGCGACCCAGCCCCGTCATGGTGTGGACACCCCAGCAGGCCGGGGAGTTCCTCGACCACGCCGAAGAACACGACATCGCCCTCTACCCGCTGTTCACGCTGATCCTGCACCGGGGCCTGCGCCGAGGCGAGGCCGTCGGACTCACCGACACCGCCGTCGACCTCGACAACTCCCTAATCAGCGTCACCCAACAGATGGCCACCCACGGCTACACACCCGTCATCAAGAAGGTCAAGTCCGAGTCCGGCAACCGGATCATGGCCCTGGCCAGCATCACCCGTACCGTCCTGCGCGCCCACCACGCCCGCCGCGCCCAGTGGAAACTCGCCGCTAATCACACGTGGCCCGACACCGGACTGTTCTTCGTCCAACCCGACGGGCAACCCTGGCACCCCAACACCGTCACCGACCGGTTCGAAGCCCTCGTCCGCGACGCCGACCTACCGCCGATCCGACTGCACGACCTGCGGCACTGCGCCGCCACCTACCTGAAAGCCGCCGGCGCCGACCTCAAGGACATCCAGGAACTCCTCGGCCACTCCTCCGCCGCCATGACCGACGTCTACACCTCCGTCATCGCCGAACTCGACGTCGAACGCGCCAAAGCCGAAGCCGCCGCCAAGCTGCTCCCCCGTCGGCGGACACGAGCCGCGTAG
- a CDS encoding type II toxin-antitoxin system Phd/YefM family antitoxin, whose translation MSAEAVHYKTHLPRIIERVEHGEEIPIDRAGTLVARVVSLVRWTNRTAVGPLAGQLRLSGDWDSP comes from the coding sequence ATGTCGGCTGAAGCCGTGCACTACAAGACCCACCTGCCGCGCATCATTGAACGGGTGGAACACGGCGAAGAGATCCCCATCGACCGGGCGGGCACCCTGGTGGCGAGGGTGGTATCGCTTGTGCGATGGACCAACCGCACCGCTGTGGGCCCCCTTGCCGGGCAATTGCGCCTCTCAGGTGACTGGGACTCCCCATAG
- a CDS encoding 4Fe-4S single cluster domain-containing protein, with amino-acid sequence MSERLRLARAHFPVTSLGYGHRLVLWVQGCPLACPGCIAKDTWDPAGGVAVDVADLLGDVRRAVLAGADGLTVSGGEPLRQAAAVGSLLRGVQELGAAFDVLLYTGFELDELDSAQRETAELADVLITGRYVATAPTGLIWRGSANQRMHLRTPLARDRYTDFIEYEPEHPPVQIEADREGRLWWAGVPNRPETKRALDRGLAALGYSLESTSWRRQ; translated from the coding sequence GTGAGTGAGCGACTGCGGTTGGCCCGCGCCCACTTCCCGGTGACGTCGCTGGGCTACGGCCACCGCCTGGTGCTCTGGGTGCAGGGCTGCCCGCTGGCGTGCCCCGGGTGCATCGCGAAGGACACCTGGGACCCCGCGGGCGGGGTCGCGGTCGATGTCGCGGACCTGCTCGGGGATGTCCGTCGGGCGGTCCTGGCCGGCGCCGACGGGCTGACCGTCAGCGGCGGCGAGCCACTGCGGCAGGCCGCCGCGGTCGGGTCGCTGCTTCGAGGCGTACAGGAACTGGGTGCCGCCTTCGACGTGCTCCTCTACACCGGCTTCGAGCTGGACGAGCTGGATTCCGCGCAGCGGGAGACGGCCGAGCTCGCCGACGTCCTGATCACCGGGCGGTACGTCGCCACCGCCCCCACCGGGCTCATCTGGCGCGGCTCGGCGAACCAGCGGATGCACCTGCGTACGCCTTTGGCGCGCGACCGCTACACGGACTTCATCGAGTACGAGCCGGAACACCCGCCCGTCCAGATCGAGGCCGACCGGGAAGGCCGGCTGTGGTGGGCGGGTGTCCCGAACCGTCCCGAGACCAAGCGTGCTCTCGACCGGGGGCTGGCGGCGCTCGGCTACTCCCTCGAGTCGACGAGCTGGCGCCGCCAGTAG
- a CDS encoding OmpA family protein — MLTDRPSAQGMMTHRSARIAALALCVPLVGAITGCIPLIDDKFTFNCPQPAAAGLAIAVGARANSPAPALPTDVRKLIVDTMNGCGKITAIRVDGRPSIVDAAVFGTQARTKSNFAIDQKAFLDRASAMIANAKAGAPEANVLKALSVASDAAGPGGTVVLVDSGVQTTAPLDFRRNDLLSRRPAAVAKLLKQQRLLPNLSGRKVIMTGLGYTAMPQEPLDDRNRSTLMNLWREIVLAAGATDPVIDSNANTADSAVTSPTVSVVKFVVGDIQPRCDTLAVFPDDGAVGFVPDQARFRDPEAAHKILARFVAFLRENPTAQAVVRGYVAHYGSGDLSQRRADRVKQELATLGATRRITANGMGWGPYPSVSAPPDAKYDQKNRMVTIEVSC; from the coding sequence GTGCTGACGGACCGTCCGTCAGCACAGGGCATGATGACTCACCGGTCTGCCCGGATCGCCGCCCTGGCGCTGTGTGTGCCGCTGGTTGGCGCGATCACCGGCTGCATCCCGCTGATTGACGACAAGTTCACGTTCAACTGTCCGCAACCCGCTGCTGCGGGCCTCGCCATCGCGGTCGGCGCCCGAGCCAACAGCCCCGCCCCGGCCCTGCCCACCGACGTGCGCAAGCTGATCGTCGACACGATGAACGGCTGCGGCAAGATCACCGCGATCCGGGTGGACGGGCGTCCCAGCATCGTCGACGCCGCGGTGTTCGGCACCCAGGCGCGGACCAAGTCCAACTTCGCCATCGACCAGAAGGCCTTCCTGGACAGGGCCAGCGCGATGATCGCGAACGCGAAGGCCGGCGCACCCGAGGCGAACGTGCTGAAGGCGCTGAGTGTGGCGTCGGACGCGGCCGGTCCGGGCGGCACGGTGGTGCTCGTCGACTCCGGCGTGCAGACCACCGCCCCGCTCGACTTCCGCAGGAACGACCTGCTGTCGCGGCGTCCGGCGGCCGTCGCCAAGCTGCTCAAGCAGCAGCGTCTGCTGCCCAACCTCAGCGGCCGAAAGGTCATCATGACCGGGCTCGGCTACACGGCGATGCCGCAGGAGCCGCTCGACGACCGCAACCGGTCGACCCTGATGAACCTGTGGCGCGAGATCGTCCTCGCCGCCGGTGCGACCGATCCGGTGATCGACTCGAATGCCAACACGGCGGATTCCGCCGTGACCAGCCCGACCGTGAGCGTGGTGAAGTTCGTGGTCGGCGACATCCAGCCCCGCTGTGACACGCTTGCGGTATTCCCGGACGACGGCGCGGTCGGCTTCGTCCCCGATCAGGCAAGGTTCCGCGATCCGGAGGCCGCCCACAAGATCCTCGCCAGGTTCGTCGCATTCCTCAGGGAAAACCCCACCGCCCAAGCCGTGGTCAGGGGATATGTGGCCCACTACGGTTCCGGCGACCTGTCGCAACGCCGCGCCGACCGGGTGAAGCAGGAGTTAGCCACGCTGGGTGCCACTAGAAGGATCACCGCGAATGGGATGGGCTGGGGTCCGTACCCGAGCGTGAGCGCCCCTCCGGACGCGAAGTACGACCAGAAGAACCGCATGGTCACGATCGAGGTCAGCTGCTGA
- a CDS encoding DEAD/DEAH box helicase, translated as MSAPDQMDGELRWPVFTDTGPLYSAQSPSSVLAPVIRDLASLRGHGIPQVVLDAWAERIDELNDLQVATINQGRLLAGANVLVTAPTSSGKTMIGELAAVRAARLGGRSVFLLPTRALVNEQYARFSRTYGPAGLQTIRATGETADDVPALLQGQFDLAVLTYEKFAGLALGNPHLLKLVSVVVIDEVQTIVDPGRGAYLEFLLTVLKARRPEGVAPQVVALSAVLGDLGGLDSWLDANVIARTERPIPLLEGVLGPDGIYRHLDADREEASEQLIRPTGWTQRNQDLIIPLVRKLVGEGQQVIIFRSTRGLTRGCARYLAQSLGLPEAKAALESLAGADPSAVLADLRQCLAGGVAFHISDLARDEKIAIEDQFRAPDSGIRVLVCTTTLAQGVNLPAETVIMVELDHPTGPTQTAPYSVAEYKNIAGRAGRLGLTDGGRAVLIAGGGIDGDRRWHDYVLGKPEDLRSQLLNPEQDTATLLLRVVAVASRREGTTGLNEADVIAYLSNSFAAHQQRLAGAPDPFPAATVSAVLRDLVDAGLLSSDLSGIELTELGTYVSQSGLRVSSAVRVARALRAVHPAALNRVTIIAAAQLTDEVTSARPPVNGKGWQREQATYIGELQRHGLAGPVLAALPGRERKTAAERAKRAVACMWWMAGVPIGRIEQQLMVHLPSKDAAGAARASADRTQSVVGTVIDIARCLHPDAQLDDLARVLSVQLEFGIPPELVPLAQRAGAVLDRTDYLRLAARSLTDPAVILDAADDVLLPCLNGNTSKLKSLRQAARAARDGEDSTDFADLLPASTD; from the coding sequence GTGAGTGCGCCCGATCAGATGGACGGGGAGCTGCGGTGGCCGGTCTTCACCGATACCGGCCCGCTCTACTCGGCGCAGTCCCCGTCGTCCGTGCTGGCTCCGGTCATCCGAGACCTCGCGAGCCTGCGCGGTCACGGCATCCCGCAGGTGGTGCTGGACGCCTGGGCGGAACGCATCGACGAGCTCAATGACCTTCAGGTCGCTACGATCAATCAGGGTCGGCTGCTCGCTGGGGCGAACGTCCTGGTGACGGCTCCCACGTCGTCCGGCAAGACCATGATCGGGGAACTCGCCGCTGTCCGCGCTGCCCGGCTGGGCGGCAGGTCGGTGTTTCTGCTGCCGACCCGCGCCCTGGTCAACGAGCAGTACGCGCGGTTCTCGCGCACGTACGGGCCGGCCGGGTTGCAGACCATCCGGGCCACTGGGGAAACCGCCGACGACGTGCCGGCGCTGCTGCAGGGGCAGTTCGACCTGGCCGTGCTGACCTACGAGAAGTTCGCAGGCCTGGCGCTGGGCAACCCGCACCTGCTAAAGCTGGTCTCCGTCGTGGTCATCGACGAGGTCCAGACGATCGTCGACCCAGGTCGTGGCGCCTATCTCGAGTTCCTCCTCACCGTGCTCAAGGCGCGCCGGCCCGAAGGCGTCGCGCCGCAGGTCGTCGCGCTGTCCGCAGTGCTCGGCGATCTCGGCGGTCTCGACAGCTGGCTCGACGCGAACGTCATCGCCCGGACCGAGCGGCCGATCCCGCTGCTCGAAGGGGTACTCGGACCCGATGGGATCTACCGGCACCTCGACGCCGACCGCGAGGAGGCATCCGAGCAGCTCATCAGGCCGACCGGATGGACGCAGCGCAACCAGGACCTGATCATTCCGCTGGTCCGCAAACTGGTGGGCGAGGGCCAGCAGGTCATCATCTTCCGCAGCACGCGGGGATTGACCCGCGGCTGCGCTCGGTATCTCGCGCAGAGCCTGGGCCTGCCCGAGGCGAAGGCGGCGCTGGAGAGCCTGGCCGGCGCCGACCCCAGTGCCGTGCTGGCGGACCTGCGCCAGTGCCTTGCTGGCGGGGTCGCCTTCCACATCTCCGACCTGGCACGGGACGAGAAGATCGCCATCGAGGACCAGTTCCGTGCCCCGGACAGCGGCATCCGGGTGCTCGTGTGCACCACGACGCTTGCCCAGGGCGTCAACCTGCCCGCCGAGACCGTGATCATGGTGGAGCTGGACCACCCGACCGGGCCGACCCAGACAGCCCCGTATTCGGTCGCGGAGTACAAGAACATCGCCGGGCGCGCCGGCCGGCTGGGACTGACCGACGGGGGACGCGCCGTCTTGATCGCCGGCGGCGGCATCGACGGCGACCGCCGGTGGCACGACTACGTGCTGGGCAAGCCCGAGGATCTGCGGTCTCAGCTCCTGAATCCGGAGCAGGACACCGCGACGTTGCTGTTGCGCGTGGTAGCAGTCGCCTCACGGCGGGAGGGAACGACCGGGCTGAACGAGGCTGACGTCATCGCGTACCTGTCCAACAGCTTCGCCGCGCACCAGCAGCGGCTCGCGGGCGCGCCGGACCCGTTCCCCGCCGCCACCGTCTCCGCCGTCCTACGCGACCTTGTGGATGCCGGTTTGCTGTCCTCCGACCTGTCTGGGATCGAGCTGACTGAGCTCGGGACCTACGTCTCGCAGAGCGGTCTGCGGGTGTCGTCGGCCGTGCGGGTCGCCCGTGCGCTGCGGGCCGTGCATCCGGCCGCGCTGAACCGCGTCACGATCATCGCTGCGGCGCAGCTGACCGATGAGGTGACCAGCGCTCGTCCCCCGGTCAACGGAAAAGGCTGGCAGAGGGAGCAGGCGACCTATATCGGCGAGTTGCAGCGCCACGGTCTTGCTGGCCCGGTGCTCGCGGCCTTGCCCGGCCGGGAGCGCAAGACGGCCGCCGAGCGGGCGAAGCGAGCGGTGGCCTGCATGTGGTGGATGGCCGGCGTCCCGATCGGCCGCATTGAGCAGCAGCTCATGGTGCACCTTCCGTCCAAGGACGCCGCCGGCGCCGCCCGGGCCTCCGCGGACCGCACGCAGAGCGTCGTCGGCACCGTCATCGATATCGCCCGGTGCCTGCATCCCGACGCCCAACTCGACGACCTCGCCCGGGTCCTGTCCGTCCAGCTCGAATTCGGCATCCCGCCCGAGTTGGTGCCGCTAGCCCAGCGTGCCGGTGCCGTGCTGGACCGGACGGACTACCTGCGGCTCGCCGCCCGGTCCCTCACCGATCCGGCGGTGATCCTCGACGCCGCCGACGACGTCCTGCTGCCGTGCCTCAACGGCAACACCAGCAAGCTCAAGTCGCTGCGGCAGGCCGCCCGCGCCGCACGTGACGGCGAGGACAGCACCGACTTCGCCGACCTGCTGCCGGCCTCCACCGACTAA
- a CDS encoding restriction endonuclease, producing the protein MSDDSLTGTATAAEEDHWPSFDITPKAYEEAVAAIAKSMNLDLVGWEVRHLDPVEGLDGTYIMDVTARFQLAGMDFFILFECKRHKDPVKRSDVQVLLTKLQSTGAQKGVVVAATGFQSGALEFAKAHGIACVRLVDNAWTYITRHTVTTTEPVQ; encoded by the coding sequence ATGAGCGACGATTCCCTAACTGGAACCGCCACCGCGGCCGAAGAGGATCACTGGCCGTCGTTCGACATCACGCCGAAGGCGTACGAGGAAGCGGTCGCCGCGATCGCCAAGTCGATGAACCTGGACCTGGTCGGCTGGGAGGTCAGACACCTCGATCCGGTCGAAGGGCTGGACGGGACATACATCATGGACGTCACGGCCCGGTTCCAGCTGGCGGGCATGGACTTCTTCATCCTGTTCGAGTGCAAGCGCCACAAGGACCCCGTCAAACGCTCCGACGTCCAGGTACTACTCACCAAACTCCAGTCAACCGGCGCTCAGAAGGGTGTCGTGGTGGCCGCCACCGGCTTCCAGAGCGGCGCCCTCGAATTCGCCAAGGCTCACGGCATCGCCTGCGTCCGCCTCGTGGACAACGCATGGACGTACATCACGCGCCACACCGTTACGACGACCGAGCCCGTACAGTAG
- a CDS encoding DNA-binding protein, with translation MSTPDQHPTPATPTRPAGDGSHDTWTAQRIRALGAVTDLSTAARIFRLSRSVAYDLAKRDRFPVPVLRFDTRYRVPVAAILDALHLPAADDPGSSTGPPGDDLTPGGSHASITPYRIRSPRLPHAPTEGNT, from the coding sequence ATGAGCACCCCTGACCAGCACCCCACCCCCGCCACTCCCACCCGCCCAGCCGGCGACGGCTCGCACGACACCTGGACCGCCCAGCGGATCCGCGCCCTGGGCGCGGTCACCGACCTGAGCACCGCCGCCAGGATCTTCCGGCTGTCCCGTTCCGTCGCCTACGACCTCGCCAAACGCGACCGGTTCCCCGTCCCGGTGCTGCGATTCGACACCCGCTACCGCGTACCGGTCGCGGCGATCCTCGACGCCCTGCACCTACCCGCCGCCGACGACCCGGGGTCCTCGACCGGACCGCCCGGCGACGACTTGACCCCCGGCGGAAGTCACGCGTCGATCACCCCGTACCGAATCCGCAGCCCCCGGCTGCCGCACGCCCCGACCGAAGGGAACACCTGA